In the Bdellovibrionales bacterium genome, GGCAGTAAATCTTTAATCACCGGGAGCAATCCCCCTCCGCCCCAAACCACCACTTTTTGCGGATCAATATCGGCGCGATCTAATTCTAAAAATAATCTCTGAAGGCCGAAACGATCGGTGCTCATTCCCCGCCAAACGCCGTCGAGTTTCAGTGTATTCACACTGGCTTCGGTCGGAGAGAATTGGCTGGCCCAGGTTTTTAAAGGACTCGTGACGGCCGCCCATTTTAAACCCAGTTTTCCTAAAAATTCCCAGCCGCCTTCTCGAAGATCTTTTTCCGTCACATCGATCGCAATCAAGAACGTGCCGAGTTTGGAAAAATAACTTTGGTGGAAGCTCGGAGACTCACTATGACGTACGGGTGATCCTAGAACGGCCGCAAAGGACGAAACATGGGCTGCCGTTTCGTGCCATTGCAAAAGAAACGGCTGATCACTGGTCGACCCCTCTCCCTCTCGCCAAAAACTCAAGGGCATTCGATTTTTCATCAACAATCGGTACCAATTCCACTTTCCCGACGGGGATCGAGGAAGCAAACTCCGCTGCAGTGGGCTCTTTTGTTGCCATTCGTGGGCCAGCTCGAGGTGATTGAGCTGATCGATCTCCGGCGACCACTTGATCTCCTGATCAAAACCAGAAATCAACTTGAGATCATGGAGAAACGATTCGGAAGAAGAATGCAGAGACAGAGTCAAACGACGATCCAAAAGCTCTTGAGGGGGATCAAAGGAAATTTCGAGGGGCCAATCCACTTGTTCGCACTTGAGTGCCAACGGCAAAGAGGCTTCGATTTTATTCTTATCACGAAAACTAAAGAGCAGAGAAGGCCGAGGGAAAGTTTCGAGTACTTTTTGAATTTGCTCTAAACTTAAAAGGTCGTCGCGAATTTCTACAAAATCCAAACCCCACTGGGCTCGCTCGCGAATCCAACGGCCATAACAACTGCAATCCACCTGCCGAGGAAGGAGAGTAAAACCACCCCGAACATTCCGCAGGGTCTCCTGAAAAAAGTCTTTTTCGCTTTCGGAATAATCGTAGTGACCCTCGCGCAAAATAAGCTCTTCGGTGGCCCAATCTTCGTAAAGTGCGGTGCGGGCCTGCCAACGCTCCAGAGGAGTTTGCATTTCGTTAGTGTCTGGATTGAGACTGGGTCGATCGCTATAAATGTTTCCAAGAATATCACTATCTCTCTGCACCCATAATTTTTCGCTCTCTTCTGGAAGTTCGCCTGAAAACCCGGCTCCGAGAACGATGTAGACGTCGTTCTTTTCGTCTTCGAGGGACTTTAAAATATCCGCGAGGGTTTCGATTTCCAATTGCCGAAAGTAGGGTTCACCCTTGTCTTTAAAAATTTCTTTGATGGATCCGTTTGTTTTTATAATTTCCGCGTCCAAATCAATGCAACGCGTGCGGGGCAAATACCGTTGAATGCGATGGAGTAGAGATGTCTTACCGATCCCACGATGACCGATGAGAAAATTGAGCTTCATAGATAACCCTCAGTCAAAAGCCAAAATTCTGGGAAACTTTTGTCCACCACATGCCGATCTCGAATAACAAACTCGGCACCGGCAAAATTTGCAACTTGCGCGGCCATGGCCATGCGATGATCTCCATCAGGGAAAAACTCACCCCGTCCCGACAAAGCCTCTGCTTTTCCGTGAATATGAACTTCATCACCTTGGACGTCGACAGTGCGTCCGCAACGTTGGAGAAGATCGACGGTATTTTTTAATCGATCGGACTCTTTATATTTAAGGTGAGAGAGGCCTTTAAATTTCGACGGGCCTTGAGCCATCGCCGCAAGAACTGCAAGCACCGGAAACATATCCGGGGTGGAAGACAAATCCAGGTCAATGGGTTTGAGCGAATCCGTACGAGAGAAAATACAATCTTCGCCTCGCCACTCCACGGGAACTCCCATCGATCGAAGAATATTTATAAATTCATAATCCGGCTGCACTGACACAATCGGAAATTGGTCAAACACGGCAAGACCCGATAAGGCCGCGATGGAAGCGATTGCAAAGCAGGAGCTCATATCGGGCTCAACAACGTAATGATCTAATTTCGGGCGTTGGTTCTTCGGAACAAGAAGTTCCTTCACTTCACCACTAGCGCCGTCGATCAACTGCATTCCGAAGTCCTCGCAAACTCTACGAGTCATTAAAAAGTAGTCGCGGGAAACCATGGTCTCCGAAAGATCTAAGCGTAAGTCGAAAGGCAGTCCCCAGGCACTTAAGAGGAGGCCGCTCAGGAATTGGCTCGAAGTCTTGCTGTCCACTCTCAAAGGTACATCCGAAGCGGTCCAACCTCGAGATTGAACTTCCAGATGGCCCTCATGTCGAGTGACTTGGACCTCTAACGATCGCATCGCATCGATCAATCCGTCGTGGGGGCGTTGAAGAAGTCGCCCGTTCCCTGTTAAGATATAAAATCCAGGATGACGAGACACTCTCGCCATCAAAAATCGCATCACGGTTCCCGCCTCTTTACACTCTAAACGATTTTCTCCGCGAGCAAACGCACTCAATGCGGCTTTAAGAGCGATGACGTCCTCGGCTTCGGAATAGCCCACGACTTTGATTTCAGGAGCAAAAGACTGGATGATCAAGGCGCGATTGTAAATCGATTTTGAGGAACTGAGAGATCCTTTAAAATAAAAATCTTTAGTCACGAAGCCACCCTTGCCGTCGAGCTTCCTCACACACTTGACTCACAGAGAACTTGGCAATGAAGGGCCGCCCCATTCCTTGAACTAAAATAAAGTCGATCGTCTGACCTTGCTCGATTTTTTTATCGGCCAAGAGAAGACCGGTCAGCTGAGCTTCATTCATTGGTTCAAACGTAGGCTGTCGCTGACCTACTAAAGAATCAACAACTTTTAAAAAACTTTGTTTTTCACTTTCGGAGATATGGCCCAAAAACTGCGACCATTCGACGGCGAAGAGCAGTCCTTGAAGGACCGCTTCTCCGTGCGCCAATTTAAAATGCGCTTCGATCACATGCCCCAGTGTATGGCCCAAATTTAAAATTTTTCTCACGCCGGTTTTTTCGTAAGGGTCTTGCATCACCACTTTATATTTCGCCGCGATGGCTTCAGGGAGAACGGACCATAGAAGTTCGGTCAGATTACGCGTCGACGACACCTCAAGCTGGCTGTATAACTTCTCTCCGGAGATCCATGCCATCTTTAAAAGTTCGCCGAGAGCCTCACGAGCGCGAGCCTCAGGTTGGCGCGATAGAATCTCTTCCACCAGAACAACTCTTTGCGCGGGATAAAAAGTTCCCAACTGATTTTTCGTGTTCGAGAAATTCAGTGCGGTTTTCCCCCCGTGGGCCGAATCTAAAGCGGCTAACCATGTCGTAGGAACACCGACCCATGGAACACCTCGCTTAAGAATCGAGGCCACAAACCCCACGAAGTCTCCCACCGAGCCTCCTCCCAAAGCGACGAGGCGATGATTTCGGGTGAAGGTAGGGTGTGCCAAAGCTAAAATGTGTTGGAGATGTCCTTCGAGCGAAGATAACTGTTTGAGGGACTCCCCGGCCGTGACTCCATAAGAATATTTGAATTTTTGAATGGTCGAACCCGCACCGACATTCAATAAAAATTTGTCGTAGATCAGAATATCTTTATCGACATCAAAAAGCTCTATTGGAAACTTCTGAGAGAAATTTAAGGGCGAATTAAACTGAGGAGAATAATCAGTGGACG is a window encoding:
- a CDS encoding 3-phosphoshikimate 1-carboxyvinyltransferase; translated protein: MTKDFYFKGSLSSSKSIYNRALIIQSFAPEIKVVGYSEAEDVIALKAALSAFARGENRLECKEAGTVMRFLMARVSRHPGFYILTGNGRLLQRPHDGLIDAMRSLEVQVTRHEGHLEVQSRGWTASDVPLRVDSKTSSQFLSGLLLSAWGLPFDLRLDLSETMVSRDYFLMTRRVCEDFGMQLIDGASGEVKELLVPKNQRPKLDHYVVEPDMSSCFAIASIAALSGLAVFDQFPIVSVQPDYEFINILRSMGVPVEWRGEDCIFSRTDSLKPIDLDLSSTPDMFPVLAVLAAMAQGPSKFKGLSHLKYKESDRLKNTVDLLQRCGRTVDVQGDEVHIHGKAEALSGRGEFFPDGDHRMAMAAQVANFAGAEFVIRDRHVVDKSFPEFWLLTEGYL
- a CDS encoding 3-dehydroquinate synthase: MTSTDYSPQFNSPLNFSQKFPIELFDVDKDILIYDKFLLNVGAGSTIQKFKYSYGVTAGESLKQLSSLEGHLQHILALAHPTFTRNHRLVALGGGSVGDFVGFVASILKRGVPWVGVPTTWLAALDSAHGGKTALNFSNTKNQLGTFYPAQRVVLVEEILSRQPEARAREALGELLKMAWISGEKLYSQLEVSSTRNLTELLWSVLPEAIAAKYKVVMQDPYEKTGVRKILNLGHTLGHVIEAHFKLAHGEAVLQGLLFAVEWSQFLGHISESEKQSFLKVVDSLVGQRQPTFEPMNEAQLTGLLLADKKIEQGQTIDFILVQGMGRPFIAKFSVSQVCEEARRQGWLRD